In Ailuropoda melanoleuca isolate Jingjing chromosome 7, ASM200744v2, whole genome shotgun sequence, one genomic interval encodes:
- the LOC100484569 gene encoding olfactory receptor 1L4 has product MSPLITKASKAEEKMPGLLNGHPRGHRPFSEKSLLRGNQSHITEFLLLGLTSDPKEQGWLFASFLAMYLVNVAGNSLIIAAIRGDARLHTPMYSFLSNLSLVDICFTSVIVPRMLATMLSKNNKVPFAECLTQTYFFVAFGITDSFLLAAMAIDRYMAICNPLHYTTTMSPRRCLLLVMASWVLSHLHSLTHTILMARLTFCGPNVIHHFFCDVQPLLTLSCSDTSINELLAFTEGSFVIMSPFILIIVSYVFITRAVLRVPSRGGRYKVFSTCGSHLTVVTLFYGTIIFVYIRPSSTYSVTKDRVITVIYTVVTPMLNPFIYSLRNKDMKQALKKLIRRAE; this is encoded by the coding sequence GAAATCACTGCTGAGGGGAAACCAGAGTCACATCACTGAATTCCTCCTCCTGGGACTGACCAGTGACCCCAAAGAGCAGGGGTGGCTCTTTGCCAGCTTCCTCGCCATGTATCTGGTCAACGTGGCTGGCAACTCACTCATTATTGCAGCCATCCGGGGGGATGCCCGCCTCCATACCCCCATGTACTCCTTCCTTTCCAACCTGTCCCTGGTGGACATCTGCTTTACAAGTGTCATTGTGCCAAGGATGCTGGCAACCATGTTGAGCAAGAACAATAAGGTTCCCTTTGCCGAGTGCCTCACACAGACGTATTTCTTTGTGGCCTTTGGGATCACTGACAGCTTCCTCCTGGCTGCCATGGCTATTGACCGCTACATGGCCATCTGTAACCCGCTGCATTACACCACAACCATGAGCCCCCGGCGCTGTCTCCTGCTGGTGATGGCATCCTGGGTGCTGTCCCACCTCCACTCACTCACCCACACGATTCTCATGGCCCGACTAACCTTCTGTGGGCCCAACGTCATCCACCACTTCTTCTGTGATGTCCAGCCACTGCTGACACTCTCCTGCTCTGACACCTCCATCAATGAGCTTTTGGCCTTCACAGAGGGCTCCTTTGTGATCATGAGTCCCTTCATCTTGATCATTGTCTCTTATGTTTTTATCACCCGTGCTGTTCTGAGGGTCCCTTCCAGGGGAGGCAGGTACAAGGTCTTCTCCACCTGTGGATCCCACCTCACGGTTGTGACACTATTCTATGGAACGATAATATTTGTGTACATTCGCCCTTCATCCACCTACTCAGTGACAAAGGATCGTGTGATCACTGTCATCTATACAGTCGTTACCCCCATGCTGAACCCTTTTATCTATAGTCTTAGGAATAAGGACATGAAGCAGGCCTTGAAAAAGCTGATCAGAAGGGCAGAATAG